A section of the Tenrec ecaudatus isolate mTenEca1 chromosome 10, mTenEca1.hap1, whole genome shotgun sequence genome encodes:
- the CHD3 gene encoding chromodomain-helicase-DNA-binding protein 3 isoform X5, translated as MASPLRDEEEEEEEMVVSEEEDEEEEEGDEEEEEVEAADEDDEDDDEERVLGRRPDLDRGRDRHRPPGCHLFPPPPPPPPPPLPPPPPPPDKEDIRLLPSALGVKKRKRGPKKQKENKPGKPRKRKKLDSEEEFGSERDEYREKSESGGSEYGTGPGRKRRRKHREKKEKKTKRRKKGEGDGGQKPVEQKSSATLLLTWGLEDVEHVFSEEDYHTLTNYKAFSQFMRPLIAKKNPKIPMSKMMTILGAKWREFSANNPFKGSAAAVAAAAAAAAAAVAEQVSVAVSSATPVAPSGPPILPPPPAADIQSPPIRRAKTKEGKGPGHKRRSKSPRVPDGRKKLRGKKMAPLKIKLGQLGSKRKKGGSYILQSDECPEPEAEESDLDSGSVHSASGRPDGPVRTKKLKRGRPGRKKKKVLGCAAVAGEEEVDGYETDHQDYCEVCQQGGEIILCDTCPRAYHLVCLDPELDRAPEGKWSCPHCEKEGVQWEAKEEEEEYEEEGEDEGEKEEEDDHMEYCRVCKDGGELLCCDACISSYHIHCLNPPLPDIPNGEWLCPRCTCPVLKGRVQKILHWRWGEPPVAMLAPQQTDGDPDAPAPRPLQGRSEREFFVKWAGLSYWHCSWAKELQLEIFHLVMYRNYQRKNDMDEPPPLDYGSGEDEGKGGKRKVKDPHYAELEEKFYRFGIKPEWMTVHRIINHSVDRKGNHHYLVKWRDLPYDQSTWEDDEMNIPEYEDHKQSYWRHRELIMGEDPAQPRKYKKKKKELQTDGPPSSPTNDPTVKYETQPRFITATGGTLHMYQLEGLNWLRFSWAQGTDTILADEMGLGKTIQTIVFLYSLYKEGHTKGPFLVSAPLSTIINWEREFQMWAPKFYVVTYTGDKDSRAIVRENEFSFEDNAIKGGKKAFKMKREAQVKFHVLLTSYELITIDQAALGSIRWACLVVDEAHRLKNNQSKFFRVLNGYKIDHKLLLTGTPLQNNLEELFHLLNFLTPERFNNLEGFLEEFADISKEDQIKKLHDLLGPHMLRRLKADVFKNMPAKTELIVRVELSPMQKKYYKYILTRNFEALNSRGGGNQVSLLNIMMDLKKCCNHPYLFPVAAMESPKLPSGAYEGGALIKSSGKLMLLQKMLRKLKEQGHRVLIFSQMTKMLDLLEDFLDYEGYKYERIDGGITGALRQEAIDRFNAPGAQQFCFLLSTRAGGLGINLATADTVIIFDSDWNPHNDIQAFSRAHRIGQANKVMIYRFVTRASVEERITQVAKRKMMLTHLVVRPGLGSKAGSMSKQELDDILKFGTEELFKDENEGDNKEEDSSVIHYDNEAIARLLDRNQDATEDTDVQNMNEYLSSFKVAQYVVREEDKIEEIEREIIKQEENVDPDYWEKLLRHHYEQQQEDLARNLGKGKRVRKQVNYNDAAQEDQDNQSEYSVGSEEEDEDFDERPEGRRQSKRQLRNEKDKPLPPLLARVGGNIEVLGLNTRQRKAFLNAVMRWGMPPQDAFTTQWLVRDLRGKTEKEFKAYVSLFMRHLCEPGADGSETFADGVPREGLSRQQVLTRIGVMSLVKKKVQEFEHINGRWSMPELMPDPSADSKRSSRASSPTKTSPTTPEASAANSPCTSKPATPAPSEKGDGIRAPLEKDEAENQEEKPEKESQMGEKMETEPDAPSSPVPTLGERLEPRKNPLEDEVPAVPGEMETEPGYRGDRDKSEDGKGDRELRPGPPRDESRSNGRREERAEKPRFMFNIADGGFTELHTLWQNEERAAISSGKLNEIWHRRHDYWLLAGIVLHGYARWQDIQNDAQFAIINEPFKTEANKGNFLEMKNKFLARRFKLLEQALVIEEQLRRAAYLNLSQEPAHPAMALHARFAEAECLAESHQHLSKESLAGNKPANAVLHKVLNQLEELLSDMKADVTRLPATLSRIPPIAARLQMSERSILSRLASKGAEPHPTPAFPPGPYATPPGYGAAFSAAPVGALGAAGANYSQMPAGSFITAATNGPPVLVKKEKEMVGAMVSDGLDRKEPRAGEVICIDD; from the exons CCGGTAGAACAGAAGTCATCGGCCACTCTGCTTCTGACCTGGGGGCTGGAGGACGTGGAGCATGTGTTCTCTGAAGAGGATTACCATACGCTCACCAACTACAAGGCCTTTAGCCAGTTCATGAG GCCCCTCATTGCTAAGAAGAATCCGAAGATCCCGATGTCCAAGATGATGACCATCCTTGGGGCCAAGTGGAGAGAATTCAGCGCCAACAACCCCTTCAAGGGTTCAGCAGCTGCtgtggcagcggcggcggcagcagcggcagcagctgTGGCTGAGCAGGTGTCAGTGGCTGTCTCGTCAGCCACCCCCGTAGCACCTTCCGGACCCCCCATCCTTCCACCACCCCCTGCTGCTGATATCCAGTCCCCACCTATCCGAAGAGCCAAAACCAAAGAGGGCAAAG GTCCAGGCCATAAGAGGCGGAGCAAGAGCCCCCGAGTCCCGGATGGACGGAAGAAGCTCCGGGGAAAGAAGATGGCCCCGCTGAAAATTAAACTAGGACAGCTGGGCAGCAAGAGGAAGAAGGGCGGCTCG TATATTTTACAGAGCGATGAGTGCCCCGAGCCTGAGGCCGAGGAGTCAGACCTGGACAGCGGCAGTGTCCACAGTGCCTCGGGGCGCCCTGATGGGCCTGTGCGCACCAAGAAACTAAAGAGAGGCCGGCCGGGACGCAAGAAGAAGAAGG TCCTGGGCTGTGCTGCAGTGGCCGGGGAGGAGGAGGTTGATGGCTACGAGACGGACCACCAGGATTACTGTGAGGTGTGCCAGCAGGGTGGGGAAATTATTTTGTGCGACACCTGCCCTCGTGCCTACCACCTCGTCTGCCTTGATCCTGAACTTGACCGGGCTCCTGAGGGCAAGTGGAGCTGCCCGCACTGT GAGAAGGAGGGGGTCCAGTGGGAGgccaaggaggaggaagaagaatatgaagaggaaggagaggacgaaggggagaaggaggaggaagacgaCCACATGGAGTACTGCCGTGTGTGCAAGGATGGTGGGGAGCTCCTCTGCTGTGATGCCTGCATCTCCTCCTACCACATTCACTGTCTAAACCCTCCGCTGCCTGACATCCCCAACGGGGAGTGGCTGTGTCCCCGGTGCACC TGCCCGGTGCTGAAGGGGCGCGTGCAGAAGATCCTGCACTGGCGGTGGGGAGAGCCGCCTGTGGCCATGCTGGCTCCCCAACAGACCGACGGGGATCCCGACgccccagccccccgcccccttcAAGGCAGATCGGAGCGCGAATTCTTTGTCAAGTGGGCAGGCCTGTCCTACTGGCACTGCTCCTGGGCCAAGGAGCTTCAG CTGGAAATCTTCCACTTGGTGATGTATCGAAACTACCAGCGGAAGAATGACATGGACGAGCCCCCACCCCTGGACTACGGCTCTGGGGAGGACGAGGGAAAGGGCGGCAAGCGCAAGGTGAAGGACCCGCACTACGCCGAGCTGGAGGAGAAGTTCTATCGCTTCGGCATCAAGCCAGAGTGGATGACTGTCCATCGCATCATCAACCACAG TGTGGATAGAAAGGGGAATCACCACTATTTAGTGAAATGGAGGGACTTGCCATATGACCAGTCTACGTGGGAGGACGATGAAATGAACATCCCTGAATATGAGGACCATAAGCAAAGCTACTGGAGACACCG AGAACTAATTATGGGGGAGGATCCCGCCCAGCCCCGCAAatataagaagaagaagaaggagctgCAGACGGATGGGCCTCCCAGTTCTCCTACTAATGAT CCCACAGTGAAGTACGAGACTCAGCCACGGTTCATCACCGCCACAGGCGGTACACTGCATATGTACCAGTTGGAAGGGCTGAACTGGCTACGCTTCTCATGGGCCCAGGGGACAGACACCATTCTGGCGGATGAGATGGGACTGGGCAAGACCATTCAAACCATCGTCTTCCTCTACTCGCTCTATAAGGAG GGCCACACCAAAGGTCCCTTCCTGGTGAGTGCGCCACTCTCTACCATCATTAACTGGGAGCGGGAGTTCCAAATGTGGGCACCCAAGTTCTACGTGGTGACGTACACGGGTGACAAGGACAGCCGGGCCATCGTCCGTGAGAACGAGTTTTCCTTTGAGGACAACGCCATTAAAGGTGGCAAGAAAGCTTTCAAGATGAAG AGGGAAGCCCAGGTGAAGTTCCATGTGCTCCTGACCTCGTATGAGCTGATCACCATTGATCAGGCCGCGCTGGGCTCCATCCGCTGGGCCTGCCTCGTGGTGGATGAGGCCCATCGGCTCAAGAACAACCAGTCCAAG TTCTTCAGGGTCCTCAATGGATATAAGATAGACCATAAGTTACTGCTGACCGGCACCCCGCTGCAGAATAACCTGGAGGAGCTTTTCCACCTGCTGAACTTCTTGACCCCCGAGAGGTTTAA CAACCTGGAAGGCTTCTTGGAGGAGTTTGCTGACATATCCAAAGAGGACCAGATTAAGAAGCTGCATGACTTGTTGGGGCCGCACATGCTGCGGAGGCTCAAAGCTGACGTCTTTAAGAACATGCCGGCCAAGACGGAGCTCATTGTTCGAGTGGAGCTGAGCCCAATGCAGAA GAAATACTACAAGTACATCCTGACTCGAAACTTTGAGGCCTTGAACTCGCGAGGTGGTGGGAACCAAGTGTCACTCCTTAACATCATGATGGATCTTAAGAAGTGCTGTAACCACCCGTACCTGTTTCCTGTGGCCGCCATG GAGTCCCCCAAACTCCCCAGTGGGGCGTACGAGGGCGGGGCACTGATCAAGTCATCGGGGAAGCTTATGCTGCTGCAGAAGATGTTGCGAAAGCTCAAGGAGCAGGGACACAGAGTGCTTATCTTCTCACAG ATGACCAAAATGTTAGACTTGCTAGAGGACTTCTTAGACTACGAAGGCTACAAGTATGAGCGCATTGACGGTGGCATCACCGGAGCACTGAGGCAGGAAGCCATTGATCGGTTCAATG CTCCTGGGGCCCAACAATTCTGCTTCCTTCTGTCCACCCGCGCTGGGGGCCTGGGTATCAATCTGGCCACTGCTGACACGGTCATCATCTTCGATTCTGACTGGAACCCTCATAATGACATCCAG GCCTTCAGCCGGGCTCACCGCATTGGCCAGGCCAACAAGGTGATGATTTACCGGTTTGTGACACGCGCGTCGGTGGAGGAGCGGATCACACAGGTGGCCAAGAGGAAGATGATGCTGACACATCTCGTCGTGCGCCCTGGGCTGGGCTCCAAGGCCGGCTCCATGTCCAAGCAGGAGCTGGACGACATCCTCAAGTTTGGCACCGAGGAGCTGTTCAAGGATGAAAATGAGG GAGACAACAAGGAAGAAGACAGCAGCGTGATCCACTACGACAATGAGGCTATTGCTCGGCTCTTGGACCGGAACCAGGATGCTACGGAAGACACTGATGTGCAGAACATGAATGAGTACCTCAGCTCCTTCAAGGTGGCCCAGTACGTTGTACGGGAAGAAGACAAG ATTGAGGAAATCGAACGGGAGATCATCAAGCAGGAGGAGAACGTGGACCCGGACTACTGGGAGAAGCTGCTGAGGCACCATTACGAGCAGCAGCAGGAGGACCTGGCCCGGAATCTCGGCAAGGGCAAGCGTGTTCGGAAGCAAGTTAATTACAATGATGCGGCTCAGGAGGACCAAG ATAACCAATCAGAATACTCAGTGGGATCAGAAGAGGAGGATGAAGACTTCGATGAACGTCCTGAAG GCCGTCGCCAGTCCAAGAGGCAGCTGCGGAATGAAAaagacaagccgttgcctccattGCTGGCTCGAGTTGGGGGCAACATTGAG GTACTGGGGTTGAACACTCGCCAGCGGAAGGCCTTCTTGAACGCTGTGATGCGCTGGGGCATGCCCCCTCAGGACGCCTTCACCACTCAGTGGCTGGTGCGGGACCTGAGGGGCAAGACTGAGAAGGAGTTTAA GGCCTACGTGTCTTTGTTTATGCGCCATCTCTGTGAACCGGGGGCGGACGGCTCCGAGACCTTTGCCGATGGTGTCCCCCGGGAGGGACTGAGTCGCCAACAAGTGTTGACCCGCATTGGAGTCATGTCCCTGGTCAAGAAAAAG gtgcaggagtTTGAGCACATCAACGGGCGCTGGTCGATGCCTGAGCTGATGCCTGACCCCAGTGCTGACTCGAAGCGCTCCTCGAGAGCCTCCTCTCCTACCAAGACATCTCCCACCACTCCTGAGGCTTCCGCTGCAAACAGCCCTTGCACCTCGAAACCTG CGACTCCGGCTCCGAGTGAGAAAGGCGACGGGATAAGGGCACCTCTTGAGAAAGACGAAGCTGAAAACCAGGAGGAGAAGCCAGAGAAAGAGAGCCAAATGGGGGAGAAGATGGAGACAGAG CCTGACGCTCCCAGCAGCCCAGTCCCTACACTGGGGGAGCGGCTGGAGCCAAGGAAGAACCCTCTGGAGGATGAGGTGCCAGCGGTACCTGGAGAGATGGAGACTGAACCTGGGTACCGGGGGGACAGAGACAAATCAG AAGACGGTAAAGGGGACCGGGAGCTTCGACCAGGCCCTCCGCGAGATGAGTCGCGGTCCAACGGGCGACGGGAAGAGAGAGCCGAGAAGCCGCGGTTCATGTTTAATATCGCCGATGGTGGTTTCACAG AGCTTCACACGCTGTGGCAGAATGAGGAGCGGGCAGCCATTTCCTCTGGGAAACTTAACGAGATCTGGCACCGAAGACACGACTATTGGCTTCTGGCCGGGATTGTCCT CCACGGTTATGCACGGTGGCAGGACATCCAGAATGATGCGCAGTTTGCTATTATCAATGAGCCGTTTAAAACTGAAGCCAATAAAGGGAACTTTCTGGAGATGAAAAATAAGTTCCTGGCCCGGAGGTTCAAG CTCCTGGAGCAGGCGCTGGTGATTGAGGAGCAGCTGCGGCGGGCGGCCTACCTGAACCTGTCACAGGAGCCGGCGCACCCCGCCATGGCCCTCCACGCCCGCTTCGCCGAGGCCGAGTGCCTGGCCGAGAGCCACCAGCACCTCTCCAAGGAGTCGCTGGCGGGGAACAAGCCGGCCAACGCTGTCCTGCACAAGG TTCTGAACCAGCTGGAGGAGTTGCTGAGCGACATGAAGGCGGACGTGACCCGCCTGCCGGCCACGCTGTCCCGAATACCCCCCATCGCAGCCCGCCTTCAGATGTCCGAGCGCAGCATCCTCAGTCGGCTGGCCAGCAAGGGCGCAGAGCCTCACCCCACGCCG GCCTTCCCTCCGGGTCCGTACGCCACACCTCCGGGGTACGGGGCAGCCTTCAGCGCCGCCCCCGTAGGGGCGCTGGGCGCCGCAGGCGCCAATTACAGTCAGATGCCCGCAGGGTCCTTCATCACAG CCGCCACCAACGGCCCTCCAGTGCTGGTGAAAAAGGAGAAGGAAATGGTGGGGGCAATGGTGTCAGACGGGCTGGATCGGAAGGAACCCCGAGCCGGGGAGGTGATCTGTATAGACGACTGA